One window from the genome of Candidatus Zixiibacteriota bacterium encodes:
- a CDS encoding flippase-like domain-containing protein, giving the protein MTHRTKKLLYTGVGIVISGYLVWLLLERINFAELSRALSGANYYWLLPNVAFIVLTMYQRAWRWRAMVEPIAEVPFRRLLAATWIGFMANNVLPLRLGEFVRAYSLAAQERRITKSASLATIFVERMVFDLVALLLIFGAVLYYSHILMDSTMQRGLWVAIAIALGGILFITILASRPAQVGRLLTRYLFFVPAGVRETIRGIILKFSRGLEFLSRGRSVVSVSAQTLLIWILMGLSNIFVFWAFGLDLPLDASYVVLVVVSISILVPSTPGFVGVYHFGAVWSLMQYGVTKEAALSCALVLHAAQYIVVTIGGFYFLRKEHLSLGRLEAEAAEPEGQSPVGRRAT; this is encoded by the coding sequence ATGACCCATCGAACCAAGAAACTCCTCTACACGGGTGTGGGAATCGTCATCTCCGGCTACCTCGTCTGGCTGCTGCTGGAGCGGATCAATTTCGCCGAACTCTCGCGGGCGCTCAGCGGGGCCAACTACTACTGGCTTCTCCCGAACGTGGCCTTCATCGTGCTCACCATGTACCAGCGTGCCTGGCGGTGGCGGGCGATGGTCGAGCCGATCGCGGAGGTTCCTTTCCGGCGCCTGCTGGCGGCGACCTGGATCGGGTTCATGGCCAACAACGTCCTCCCCCTGCGACTGGGCGAGTTCGTGCGGGCCTACTCGCTGGCGGCGCAGGAGCGGCGGATCACCAAGTCGGCCTCGCTGGCGACCATTTTCGTGGAACGGATGGTGTTCGATCTGGTGGCGCTGCTGCTCATTTTCGGCGCCGTCCTCTATTACTCGCACATCCTGATGGACTCGACCATGCAGCGGGGTCTGTGGGTCGCCATTGCGATCGCGCTCGGCGGCATCCTGTTCATCACTATCCTCGCGAGCCGCCCGGCCCAGGTGGGGCGGTTGCTGACGCGCTACCTGTTCTTCGTGCCGGCGGGGGTGCGCGAGACGATCCGGGGGATAATCCTCAAGTTCTCGCGGGGGCTGGAGTTCCTCTCCCGCGGGCGGAGTGTCGTCTCGGTGAGTGCCCAGACGCTCCTGATATGGATTCTCATGGGCCTGTCGAACATCTTCGTCTTCTGGGCTTTTGGCCTCGACCTGCCGCTCGATGCCTCGTACGTCGTGCTCGTGGTCGTGTCCATCTCGATCCTCGTGCCTTCGACGCCGGGGTTCGTCGGGGTGTACCATTTCGGGGCGGTCTGGTCGCTCATGCAGTACGGAGTGACCAAAGAAGCCGCGCTCTCGTGCGCCCTGGTGCTCCACGCGGCCCAGTACATCGTCGTCACCATCGGGGGGTTCTACTTCCTCAGGAAAGAGCATCTCTCGCTCGGCCGGCTCGAGGCGGAGGCGGCGGAACCCGAGGGCCAATCGCCCGTGGGCCGCCGGGCGACATAG
- a CDS encoding glycosyltransferase family 4 protein — MNILALNWNDLSNPYAGGAEVHLAELLRRLVAYGHRVTLFCSNYPGGKPEEVIAGIRIVRRGNRYNFNLIAPLHLRRLARAETFDLLVEDVNKIPFYTPLYLRLPTLVVIPHLFATTVFREINAVLATYIYLAERPVVRVYRGFPFNVISESTADDLAARGIPRADISVIHCGIDAATYSHDPAAAKYERPTVLYLGRIKKYKSVQHLVRAMALVRERVPGARLMVVGTGDYLAPLRALAAKMGLGDDVEFPGYVPLEEKVARMRRAHVAVLPSLKEGWGLTNIEANAVGTAVVAADSPGLRDSVRDGETGLLYPYGDIAALAERLVRVLTDVPLRQRLEAGALRWAARFNWDDAAREFEALALRVAEGRR, encoded by the coding sequence GTGAATATCCTCGCCCTCAACTGGAACGACCTGAGCAATCCCTACGCCGGCGGAGCCGAGGTTCACCTCGCAGAGCTCCTCCGCCGCCTCGTCGCCTACGGCCATCGGGTCACGCTCTTCTGCTCCAACTACCCCGGCGGCAAGCCGGAGGAGGTCATCGCCGGGATCCGCATCGTCCGCCGGGGGAACCGCTACAATTTCAACCTGATCGCCCCCCTCCACCTGCGGCGGCTGGCGCGCGCCGAGACGTTCGATCTGCTCGTCGAGGACGTCAACAAAATTCCGTTCTACACGCCGCTCTACCTGCGCCTGCCGACGCTCGTCGTGATCCCGCACCTGTTCGCGACGACCGTGTTCCGCGAGATCAACGCCGTGCTGGCCACCTACATCTATCTGGCCGAACGGCCCGTCGTACGGGTGTACCGCGGGTTTCCCTTCAACGTGATTTCCGAGTCGACCGCGGATGACCTGGCGGCGCGGGGCATCCCGCGCGCCGACATCTCGGTGATCCACTGCGGGATCGACGCGGCCACCTACTCGCACGACCCCGCGGCGGCGAAGTACGAGCGGCCCACCGTGCTGTACCTGGGGCGGATCAAGAAGTACAAGTCGGTCCAGCACCTGGTGCGGGCGATGGCGCTGGTCCGGGAGCGGGTGCCGGGAGCCCGGCTGATGGTCGTGGGCACGGGGGATTACCTCGCGCCGCTCCGGGCGCTGGCGGCGAAGATGGGGCTGGGGGACGACGTCGAATTTCCGGGCTACGTGCCGCTCGAAGAGAAAGTGGCCCGGATGCGGCGCGCCCACGTGGCTGTGCTGCCCTCGCTCAAGGAGGGCTGGGGATTGACCAACATCGAAGCCAACGCGGTGGGGACCGCCGTGGTGGCCGCTGATTCGCCGGGGCTGCGGGATTCCGTGCGTGACGGCGAGACCGGGCTGCTGTACCCCTACGGCGACATCGCCGCGCTGGCCGAGCGGCTCGTGCGCGTGCTGACCGACGTCCCCCTGCGGCAGCGGCTCGAGGCGGGGGCGCTCCGGTGGGCGGCCCGGTTCAACTGGGACGACGCGGCGCGCGAATTCGAGGCGCTCGCCCTCCGGGTGGCGGAGGGGCGGCGATGA
- a CDS encoding DUF2723 domain-containing protein translates to MAKSDKSKQAAPAADGAVPGTAPGGLAVAPPEALDGCGFDRTNAFAAAGIVLVAFAMYARTVAPTLSFWDCGEFIAVSSILGIPHPPGSPLYVLLGRLFSILPTAADPAMRVNLLSGVSSAFAAMFAYLIVVRLLRAWFSGPAVIDRLTVYLGGAAGALFAAFGLTNWNNAVEAEVYGLTMALMLCVFWLGLRYRQHQETPAGDRIMFLAVFLSVLGVGVHLMAFVALPIVALFFILKKESPAWVWFTVAAFLLLEMYLIFALSSRPGEVPYWVPVTIVGAFYYLYMFSFERIPRVHVWFAVGFLAAMIPLAGEVIARIAGSEGAAGRVLTGAGMAAFAALAAGAAYIGWSYSNKRGRMKDREAARAYLAPAGFVAAAVVMVALLFMFKGYKPFLLATVILGALLLVLLRRYLRWEFLIAIVAIGTIIVEVKPFLLAVGLAAVVLALLGLARMLPGWKSALLMLAVALVGFSINAYMPVRAAREPAINENNPQTIAQTIDFLDRKQYQRISMVERMFVRRGSWENQFGNYQRMGFWRFFHEQYGLRGPESVLLILVGLFGAWEVVRRRPSLGLALVLLLLITSVGLVLYMNFADGTRQSPVTGQDYLEVRDRDYFFTTAFVLFGMSIGLGLAFLAGALRDLARRAGSGVRAAAAAASLLLFAAPAIALAGNYHYADRSENFIPYDYGMNLLDSARPDAILFTHGDNDTFPLWCLQETFGQRRDVTVVNLSLANTDWYIRQIRSTLGLELPWTDEQIGRLASQRRPDGTWYRVQDMVVDALMGRYYGRRPMYFSVTVGSGARTFRGEPIDPRLTMEGLLYRIEEPHGRINVDVEGSIDFFMNRFRARGVNDPAVYQDDATLRLTANYGNAFLMVADTLRKAGRLAEAEKLVAHGWALVPHNGDMPEFLATVYTEQVRVGDLEALLDTVRVGDRDWMQTLLARACVLAGDTAKAEATLESILRANTTYRTALEELLRLRFARRDLEGMKAALRLWLEFNPDDSQLAAALRQLDAGASFDELLKDSGR, encoded by the coding sequence ATGGCCAAGTCTGACAAGTCGAAGCAGGCCGCTCCCGCCGCGGACGGCGCGGTGCCCGGGACGGCGCCGGGCGGGCTCGCGGTCGCACCGCCGGAAGCACTGGACGGATGCGGTTTTGACCGCACCAATGCCTTCGCCGCGGCCGGGATTGTGCTGGTCGCTTTCGCGATGTACGCGCGCACGGTCGCGCCGACCCTCTCGTTCTGGGACTGCGGCGAGTTCATCGCCGTGTCGTCGATCCTCGGCATCCCGCACCCCCCCGGCTCCCCCTTGTACGTGCTGCTCGGACGGCTGTTCAGCATTCTCCCGACGGCCGCCGATCCGGCCATGCGAGTGAACCTGCTGTCGGGAGTCTCCTCGGCCTTCGCCGCCATGTTCGCCTACCTGATCGTCGTGCGCCTTCTCCGGGCGTGGTTCTCCGGTCCGGCCGTTATCGACCGGCTGACGGTGTACCTGGGCGGGGCGGCCGGAGCGCTCTTTGCGGCTTTCGGGCTGACCAACTGGAACAACGCGGTCGAGGCGGAAGTGTACGGGCTGACGATGGCCCTCATGCTGTGCGTTTTCTGGCTGGGGCTGCGCTACCGGCAGCACCAGGAAACGCCGGCGGGGGATCGGATCATGTTCCTGGCGGTGTTTCTGTCGGTGCTCGGCGTGGGGGTGCACCTCATGGCGTTTGTGGCGCTCCCCATTGTCGCGCTGTTCTTCATTTTGAAAAAGGAATCCCCCGCCTGGGTATGGTTCACGGTGGCCGCATTCCTGCTGCTCGAGATGTATTTGATCTTCGCGCTGTCCTCGCGGCCGGGGGAGGTGCCCTACTGGGTGCCGGTGACGATCGTGGGGGCATTCTACTACCTGTACATGTTCTCGTTCGAGCGGATCCCGCGCGTGCATGTCTGGTTCGCGGTCGGGTTCTTGGCAGCCATGATCCCGCTGGCGGGCGAGGTGATCGCGCGGATCGCCGGATCGGAAGGGGCGGCCGGCCGGGTGCTCACCGGAGCGGGGATGGCGGCGTTCGCGGCGCTGGCGGCCGGCGCCGCGTACATCGGGTGGTCCTACTCGAACAAGCGGGGTCGAATGAAGGACAGGGAGGCGGCCCGCGCCTATCTCGCGCCGGCGGGGTTCGTGGCCGCTGCGGTCGTCATGGTCGCGCTGCTGTTCATGTTCAAAGGCTACAAGCCCTTCCTGCTGGCCACCGTCATCCTCGGGGCGCTCCTCCTGGTGCTGCTTCGCCGGTATCTTCGCTGGGAGTTCCTGATCGCGATTGTTGCGATCGGGACGATCATTGTCGAGGTCAAGCCGTTCCTCCTGGCGGTCGGGCTGGCGGCGGTCGTGCTCGCGCTTTTGGGCCTGGCGCGCATGCTCCCGGGGTGGAAGAGCGCGTTGCTGATGCTGGCGGTGGCGCTGGTCGGCTTTTCGATCAACGCCTACATGCCGGTCCGGGCCGCCCGGGAGCCGGCGATCAACGAGAACAACCCGCAGACGATCGCCCAGACGATCGACTTCCTCGACCGCAAGCAGTACCAGCGGATCTCGATGGTGGAGCGGATGTTTGTCCGGCGCGGGTCGTGGGAAAATCAGTTCGGCAACTACCAGCGGATGGGATTCTGGCGGTTCTTCCACGAGCAGTACGGCCTGCGGGGCCCGGAGTCGGTGCTGCTCATTCTGGTCGGTTTGTTCGGCGCCTGGGAGGTGGTGCGGCGGCGGCCGAGTCTCGGCCTCGCGCTCGTGCTGCTCTTGCTGATCACCTCGGTCGGGCTGGTGCTGTATATGAATTTCGCCGACGGGACACGGCAGAGCCCGGTGACCGGCCAGGACTACCTGGAAGTCCGCGACCGGGACTATTTCTTCACGACCGCGTTCGTGCTGTTCGGCATGTCGATCGGGCTGGGGCTGGCGTTTTTGGCGGGCGCGCTGCGGGATCTCGCCCGGCGCGCCGGCAGCGGCGTGCGCGCGGCGGCGGCGGCCGCCTCGCTGCTGTTGTTCGCGGCGCCGGCGATCGCCCTCGCCGGCAACTATCACTATGCCGATCGGAGCGAGAATTTCATCCCCTACGACTACGGCATGAACCTGCTTGACTCCGCACGGCCCGACGCCATCCTGTTCACCCACGGCGACAACGACACTTTTCCCCTGTGGTGTCTGCAGGAGACGTTCGGGCAGCGGCGCGACGTCACTGTCGTGAACCTGTCACTCGCCAACACCGACTGGTACATCCGGCAGATCCGGAGCACGCTCGGGCTGGAGTTGCCGTGGACGGACGAGCAGATCGGGCGCCTGGCCTCGCAGCGCCGTCCCGACGGCACCTGGTACCGGGTGCAGGACATGGTGGTCGACGCCCTCATGGGCCGCTACTACGGCCGGCGGCCGATGTACTTCTCGGTGACCGTGGGCAGCGGGGCGCGGACATTCCGCGGCGAACCGATCGACCCGCGGCTGACCATGGAGGGGCTGCTCTACCGGATCGAAGAACCGCACGGGCGAATCAACGTCGATGTCGAAGGCTCAATAGATTTCTTCATGAACCGCTTTCGCGCCCGCGGGGTGAACGACCCAGCCGTGTACCAGGACGATGCGACGCTGCGTCTGACGGCCAACTACGGCAACGCCTTCCTCATGGTCGCCGACACGCTGCGCAAGGCGGGCCGCCTGGCCGAGGCCGAGAAGCTGGTGGCCCATGGCTGGGCGCTCGTGCCCCACAACGGCGACATGCCGGAGTTTCTCGCGACGGTCTACACCGAGCAGGTCCGGGTGGGCGACCTCGAGGCGCTGCTGGACACGGTGCGGGTCGGCGACCGGGACTGGATGCAGACCCTCTTGGCCCGCGCCTGCGTGCTGGCCGGGGACACGGCCAAGGCGGAGGCCACCCTGGAGTCGATTCTCCGCGCCAACACAACTTACCGGACAGCGCTCGAGGAATTGTTGCGACTGCGCTTCGCCCGGCGCGACCTGGAGGGCATGAAAGCGGCGCTGCGCCTGTGGCTGGAGTTCAACCCCGACGATAGCCAGCTGGCCGCCGCACTGCGCCAACTCGACGCCGGCGCCTCGTTCGACGAACTCCTGAAGGATTCCGGCCGGTGA
- a CDS encoding glycosyltransferase family 39 protein translates to MAALAVAVRWVYLLELASHPGFTVPMVDEKWHWEWAREIIHTSFFGQGTWFRAPLYPYVLAFLAFVTGESVFWAKFLQLLITGGTAFFLVGLGERLFSRPVGLLAGVVYAVYGTALYYESMFLISVVFLFFLVWGIYRLVAFRASERWRSWLLTGAVFGLAAISRPNVLLVIPLFLLWVFYVSPRRQRFLTRLRRPIILLAGLLIVILPVTVRNLLVTGDFILISSQGGVNLYLGNNPLANGLSMQMGEVELTEGLTWDRFAPAAHEAAERLAGRRLSESESSDFWTRRSLQFIKDNPAAFAGLVWRKTVYLVSGFENSDNSDIYYERGKSFLYSLLLWDGPIDFPFGLLLPLTLAGLYLRRRETDRLAPLYLFLIGYIPTIVLFLVTARHRLPLVPFMIILAAAGLVKAVELTRRRRLKELAVAGVIFLVPLVLCNRLWYDEGGRNEFQVHFNEGIKYEHLGDYAAAEREYLAADRSFGGSAALLTNLGRVQHQLGKLDEADRAYRRALGLDPTFYRALNNLGLLVGERGNLDSSLVLFVAARQHYDSMLARTNELGLIYMNIGKGLEQFGRPDVAVAYFDSAVHAAPQSPEVSYQAAAFFARQERYELSDSLFLRGQALTEPSAADFFNWGLSFMERRRFADGIYMLDKALRRDSTLYQAHYLIAVAYREGGMPPDSVNAHLNAALRSNPNYEPALRFREQIGR, encoded by the coding sequence GTGGCCGCACTCGCGGTCGCCGTGCGGTGGGTCTACCTCCTCGAGCTGGCCTCCCATCCCGGGTTCACCGTCCCCATGGTTGACGAGAAGTGGCACTGGGAGTGGGCGCGGGAGATCATTCACACGTCGTTTTTCGGCCAGGGGACCTGGTTTCGGGCGCCGCTCTATCCCTATGTCCTTGCTTTCCTGGCGTTCGTGACGGGCGAGTCGGTTTTCTGGGCGAAGTTCCTCCAGCTGCTGATTACCGGCGGCACCGCCTTCTTCCTGGTCGGCCTTGGCGAACGGCTTTTCAGCCGACCGGTGGGCCTGCTGGCAGGCGTGGTGTACGCGGTGTACGGCACGGCCCTTTATTACGAGTCGATGTTCCTCATCTCGGTGGTCTTCCTGTTCTTCCTTGTCTGGGGAATATACCGCCTCGTCGCCTTCCGGGCCTCGGAGCGGTGGCGGTCGTGGCTTTTGACGGGGGCGGTTTTCGGGCTGGCGGCGATCAGCCGCCCCAACGTGCTTCTCGTCATCCCGCTGTTCCTGCTCTGGGTGTTCTACGTTTCCCCCCGCCGCCAGAGATTCCTGACCCGCCTTCGCCGCCCGATCATCCTCCTGGCCGGCCTGCTTATCGTCATCCTCCCGGTGACCGTCCGCAACCTCCTTGTCACCGGCGACTTCATCCTCATCTCCTCGCAGGGGGGCGTGAACCTCTACCTGGGCAACAACCCGCTGGCCAACGGGCTGTCGATGCAGATGGGGGAGGTGGAGCTGACCGAGGGGCTCACCTGGGACCGCTTCGCGCCCGCTGCCCACGAGGCCGCCGAGCGGCTGGCCGGCCGCCGCCTGTCCGAATCCGAATCCTCCGACTTCTGGACGCGCCGCTCGCTGCAATTCATCAAGGACAACCCCGCGGCGTTCGCCGGGCTGGTCTGGCGCAAGACGGTGTACCTCGTGAGCGGTTTTGAGAATTCCGACAACTCCGACATCTACTACGAGCGCGGCAAGTCCTTCCTCTATTCGCTCTTGCTGTGGGACGGTCCGATCGATTTCCCCTTCGGCCTCCTGTTGCCGCTCACTCTCGCCGGCCTCTACCTGCGCCGCCGGGAGACCGACAGGCTGGCCCCGCTGTACCTCTTCCTCATCGGCTACATCCCGACGATCGTGCTCTTTCTCGTGACCGCCCGCCACCGCCTGCCGCTGGTTCCGTTCATGATCATTCTCGCGGCGGCCGGTCTGGTGAAAGCCGTCGAGCTCACCCGCCGGCGGCGCCTGAAGGAGCTGGCGGTCGCCGGCGTCATCTTCCTGGTCCCGCTCGTGTTATGCAACCGCCTGTGGTACGACGAGGGGGGCCGCAACGAATTCCAGGTGCATTTCAACGAGGGAATCAAGTACGAGCACCTGGGCGACTACGCGGCCGCCGAGCGGGAATACCTGGCTGCCGACCGGTCGTTCGGCGGATCGGCGGCTCTCCTGACCAACCTCGGCCGCGTACAGCACCAGTTGGGCAAGCTCGACGAGGCCGACCGGGCTTACCGGCGCGCCCTGGGTCTCGATCCCACGTTTTACCGCGCCCTGAACAATCTCGGCCTGCTGGTGGGGGAGCGCGGTAATCTGGATTCGTCGCTCGTCCTGTTTGTCGCGGCCCGGCAGCATTACGACAGCATGCTCGCCCGTACCAACGAACTCGGGCTGATCTACATGAATATCGGCAAAGGGCTCGAGCAGTTCGGCCGCCCCGACGTGGCGGTCGCCTATTTCGATTCCGCCGTTCACGCTGCTCCTCAGTCGCCGGAGGTCTCCTACCAGGCGGCTGCGTTTTTTGCCCGCCAGGAGCGCTACGAGTTGTCGGACTCGCTTTTCCTGCGCGGCCAGGCGCTGACCGAACCCTCCGCCGCCGACTTTTTCAACTGGGGGCTCTCGTTCATGGAGCGGAGGCGGTTCGCCGACGGCATCTACATGCTCGACAAAGCGCTCCGGCGCGACTCCACGCTCTATCAGGCCCATTACCTGATCGCGGTCGCCTACCGCGAGGGCGGCATGCCCCCGGATTCCGTGAACGCCCACCTGAACGCCGCTCTCCGGTCCAACCCGAACTACGAACCGGCTCTCCGCTTCCGCGAGCAGATCGGGCGCTAA
- a CDS encoding T9SS type A sorting domain-containing protein has protein sequence MSKRVNMLMVAAAVLVMPALVLAGSAHQFAVGKSVASQTEANVVTVPLVVTNEANLAAMDIPLKFSEGVTLQAVEFDGTRTEYFDLKIANINNENRTVIIGLLPQITPDFKPDLEAGTGVVANLVFRIDDPTAQNVSLETFTTENPGHELTFVYHTDDAGQLGQYVVNPEFSTVSFSLTEAAGANLPKQFALNQNYPNPFNPSTTISFALPKPSHVELSIFNVLGQQVVKLADGQFDAGEHAVTFDASRMASGVYFYRIQTDENTETRKMMLLK, from the coding sequence TTGAGTAAACGCGTAAACATGCTGATGGTCGCGGCCGCGGTGCTGGTGATGCCGGCGCTCGTCCTGGCCGGGTCCGCCCATCAGTTCGCAGTCGGGAAGAGCGTTGCCAGCCAGACCGAAGCCAACGTGGTGACGGTGCCGCTCGTGGTAACCAACGAGGCCAACCTGGCGGCCATGGACATCCCGCTGAAGTTTTCAGAGGGCGTGACGCTCCAGGCGGTCGAATTCGACGGGACCCGCACCGAGTATTTCGACCTGAAGATTGCGAACATCAACAATGAGAACCGCACCGTCATCATCGGGCTGCTCCCGCAGATCACCCCGGATTTCAAGCCGGATCTGGAGGCGGGGACCGGGGTGGTGGCCAATCTGGTGTTCCGGATTGACGACCCGACGGCGCAGAACGTTTCCCTCGAGACGTTCACGACCGAGAACCCGGGGCACGAGCTGACGTTCGTGTACCACACCGACGATGCCGGCCAGCTGGGCCAGTATGTCGTGAACCCGGAATTCTCGACGGTTTCGTTCTCGCTGACCGAGGCGGCCGGCGCGAATCTGCCGAAGCAGTTCGCGCTGAACCAGAACTACCCGAACCCGTTCAACCCGTCCACAACCATCAGCTTCGCCCTGCCCAAACCGTCGCACGTCGAACTGTCGATTTTCAACGTGCTGGGGCAGCAGGTGGTGAAGCTGGCGGACGGCCAGTTTGACGCGGGCGAGCATGCGGTGACGTTTGACGCCTCCCGCATGGCCAGCGGCGTGTACTTCTACCGCATTCAGACGGACGAGAACACTGAAACGCGGAAGATGATGCTGCTGAAGTAA
- a CDS encoding glycosyltransferase family 39 protein: MPDTAYRRYVLAILAVALVLRVGYLAFGEVLPVMWDARRYAAAGLALISLVDHSAPAGAATEHDDRYRFRHYYEKYIQGEQIEWLSYAPHTLTQAKEELFFSGPLYPLVLAAVFFAAPAADFTVARTVGVLCDLLANVLLIAICVRLVGRRAALIAGAIYAVYFPFILASTMLLLETSTSLLILLTIYLMIRSVETNRRRPLVLAGLLAGALVLNKPTAMLLAIPFLLGYYFYTRPVWGRAAFTVRALSFAVPLAAVFVGWTAAASLHYGRVTLRDPEYADANLRQSTSIPNAGYDLDMVEEGFWERSVAGDILADPAGFAGLTVQKFDRLWRRPYNDFRKSFLLPGAATELLHLAVVLGGLAGLLLLVRVHPGRAAWPVFIMLYYTAIHLVFHALSRYNFQAMGMVMAAFGYLASETAAAYAGRTPAAWARPAAAVGVVILGLAFDAHWINAVFGTGLSEGLVVAALAAKSLLVLAGICLLLRPVARRLQAGAWTVPAVTAAVVAMVMASHALAWNQWAEFGCRLETTDRKAGTRIYISTLRPVADNEMLAVAADLNSGAGRRNTFSLQIGEATIPLVGGQPPLAEFFYPKPTYRYYAQLIPMGLEEFRQYAVIPVPDSMVRRLIGEQGYLEVSVAINGSLAEENNFVTLWGRYDGDESTGLIPGWRRTSIERFVHQNDPRLPQPVKFVSDSAVCYYIPRADGDPSAGGDLAPAWGRQTGRYNLFLMHFKADGSVDVY; encoded by the coding sequence ATGCCCGACACCGCCTACCGTCGATATGTCCTGGCCATCCTCGCTGTCGCCCTGGTCCTCCGCGTGGGGTACCTCGCGTTCGGTGAAGTGCTGCCGGTGATGTGGGATGCCCGGCGCTACGCAGCGGCCGGGCTCGCCCTGATCTCGCTGGTGGATCATTCGGCACCCGCCGGGGCGGCTACCGAGCACGACGACCGCTACCGGTTCAGGCACTACTACGAGAAATACATCCAAGGGGAGCAGATCGAGTGGCTGTCGTACGCGCCGCACACGCTCACGCAGGCGAAGGAGGAGCTTTTTTTCAGCGGGCCGCTCTATCCGCTGGTGCTGGCGGCCGTATTTTTTGCCGCCCCCGCCGCCGATTTCACCGTCGCGCGGACAGTCGGCGTGCTGTGCGACCTTCTGGCCAACGTGCTGCTGATCGCGATCTGCGTGCGGCTGGTCGGACGGCGTGCGGCGCTGATCGCCGGCGCAATCTACGCCGTCTATTTCCCCTTCATCCTGGCCTCGACCATGCTCCTTCTGGAGACCTCCACCAGCCTGCTCATCCTCCTGACCATCTACCTCATGATCCGCAGCGTGGAGACCAATCGCCGTCGGCCTCTGGTCCTGGCGGGGCTGCTGGCCGGCGCGCTCGTGCTGAACAAGCCGACCGCCATGCTCCTGGCGATTCCGTTCCTGCTCGGGTACTATTTCTACACGCGCCCGGTGTGGGGGAGGGCGGCCTTTACGGTCCGCGCCCTTTCGTTTGCCGTGCCGCTGGCTGCTGTCTTTGTCGGCTGGACCGCGGCCGCGTCGCTCCACTATGGCCGGGTGACGCTGCGCGACCCCGAGTACGCCGATGCCAACCTCCGACAGTCGACCTCAATCCCCAACGCGGGGTATGACCTGGACATGGTCGAGGAGGGGTTCTGGGAACGGTCGGTGGCGGGGGATATCCTGGCCGACCCGGCCGGGTTTGCGGGGCTGACGGTTCAGAAATTCGACCGCCTGTGGCGGCGGCCGTACAATGACTTTCGGAAGAGTTTCCTTTTACCCGGTGCGGCCACCGAACTTCTGCATCTGGCGGTGGTTCTCGGCGGTCTGGCCGGGCTGCTGCTTTTGGTCAGAGTGCACCCGGGGCGGGCCGCCTGGCCTGTCTTCATCATGCTGTACTACACGGCGATTCATCTGGTATTTCACGCTCTGTCCCGATACAATTTCCAGGCGATGGGGATGGTCATGGCGGCGTTCGGCTATCTCGCGAGCGAGACCGCCGCGGCTTATGCGGGCCGGACACCCGCCGCGTGGGCGCGACCGGCCGCCGCTGTGGGTGTGGTGATCCTCGGGCTGGCATTCGACGCCCACTGGATCAACGCGGTGTTCGGCACCGGATTGAGCGAGGGGCTGGTGGTCGCCGCGCTGGCGGCCAAGAGCCTCCTCGTGCTGGCCGGGATCTGCCTGCTGCTGCGCCCCGTGGCCCGGCGCCTTCAGGCAGGCGCGTGGACGGTTCCGGCGGTAACCGCGGCCGTGGTTGCGATGGTCATGGCCTCGCACGCGCTGGCCTGGAACCAGTGGGCGGAGTTTGGCTGCCGGCTGGAGACGACCGACAGGAAAGCGGGGACGCGGATATACATTTCGACGCTGCGGCCAGTGGCCGATAACGAGATGCTCGCGGTCGCGGCCGATCTCAACTCCGGAGCCGGGCGGCGGAATACGTTCTCCCTGCAGATCGGAGAGGCCACCATTCCGCTGGTCGGCGGGCAGCCCCCCTTGGCCGAGTTCTTTTACCCCAAACCGACCTATCGCTACTACGCCCAGCTGATCCCGATGGGCCTCGAAGAATTCCGCCAATACGCGGTGATCCCGGTGCCGGATTCCATGGTGCGGCGGCTGATCGGGGAGCAGGGGTACCTGGAGGTGAGCGTGGCGATCAACGGCTCGCTGGCGGAAGAGAACAACTTCGTCACCCTCTGGGGACGGTACGACGGCGACGAATCGACGGGTCTGATCCCGGGGTGGCGCCGGACCTCGATCGAGCGGTTCGTGCATCAGAACGATCCGCGGCTGCCGCAGCCCGTGAAATTCGTGTCGGATTCGGCGGTTTGCTATTATATTCCGCGGGCCGACGGCGACCCGAGCGCCGGCGGCGACCTCGCGCCGGCCTGGGGCCGGCAGACCGGACGGTACAATCTGTTTCTCATGCATTTCAAGGCGGACGGCTCGGTGGATGTATACTGA